TGACGATGAAGAGGAAGCGCCCGAGGAAGATGGAGACGAAGGGAGCAGGAAGCAAAGAAAGGGCGCAATCAACTGCAAACTGGCATCGCTGGCTAACAACTGTGTCCTGAACAACCTGACTAGCCAGAGGAAAATAAACTGCAGAGCGCAGAGTCGCAAAGCTAGATAGTGGAGTCGCGTACTTCCACGCTGACTGATCCTCGCTGGGGAAAAAACAATCGTTTGCCCTCCTACTTATCGAAGAATAAGTTGTTTCCAATATATGATACATGCACATGGCTTGTGTCCAACCCAACACGGTCCATTGGCCAAACAGGACATGCATGATTCCTGATTATCTTCAATGAAAAAACAGAGCAAAGAAGCACAGAGGATTGTAGATCTGCTCACCCGGTTGGCAGGCTACTTCCACTACATACAGTATCGATGGCAAAACAAGCAGGAAGGGAAATATCCTTCACAACAAATCATTTGGTTTTTGCAGATTTTGTAATcacgttgtttttttattatgataTTAATGAATTCATTATGTACCTTAAAGTAAAGCTTATATCCTTTATTTGGTCAACAAGGAATTCCAAATGTTTTACACAAAGTCAAACTGATCCTATCTAATACATGTTATGATGACGTTTTAATGAGAGCAACTTAAAACTAGAATTGAATAGTATTCACTCCTGCAGCTTTGTTTCCACATACACGGACGGTTTGGCTGGTTGTAAACAATATATGTTCTAGTAAATATGTTGATAAACcactttatatttttttatgaacCAGGTAGTTTGTATGTTGATGTACTCTGTGGCAGAATGTGAAAAGTCCCTGAGGGCGGGATCAAGGTACAGATTTCTTTGATTTGATGTTGTCGGTAATGTACGTGCTCAATTTTCAAAAGAGTTACGGCGCCTCCTGGTGTACAAATAAGAATATATCTTGTCTGCTAAAATGATGCCTTTACAAAATATTTCTGCTCATAGAAATATGgattctgtgtttttctttttctactttGAATATCATTGTGACAGCATGATTTCGCAGCAAGGTTTCTGTCAAGGTCTGAACCACTGGCTGTTTGCTTTGTGccttgcctgctgtttttaccgtagtctgtgaatagttttgatATTTGGTACTTGGTGGTGAACAAGTATGCCATGAAAGTTACGCAAATGTGAGGAGTAGTTTACTAAGGTTCAATGCTTTATGGCTCACATAAAGGCCGGTGCGTACCATTTAGGGTATTTAGTGGCATTGAACATGAATTTAAACACTGAAAGACATGGTTCAGTGTATTTCAGCTGTCTCCAAACTCCAAGTTCCTTAATTAACAGATATAGTGTTCAGAAAGTACACTCTCAGTATACACAGAagttcattcatttcaaaaaacagatgtttaatTTCCATGGGTTAGTTTCAGGATTAGACAGTAAAGTAGAAAATGGATTGTGTCTGCCTCTGAATAACTGAGGCAGAGTGGGATTCACTAAAAGGGCTGATCCACTGAATAACCCATGACCCACACTAAAATATCAGTGTTACTTTAATAGATATAAAACCTGTAGTAACATCCCTTTTCTATGAAAGTCACACTGCACACTATTCTCTTGTGAGTGCACATGGATGCTTTTTCTGATATGTTGGCCTGCTGGAAGGTTTTAATAAATTATTTCTATTTAAGAAGTTagtactgctgttttttttcatgtttttgctgtaagtCTCAATCATAGATAGTAGAATAGATTTGAGTAGGTCAGTCACATCACGTGGCCATCCTGATGGTGACACACCCTCTCAGCGGCACGGGGCACGGTATGGCGTCATCCACCTCAATGCAAGTATCTATGTAGGGGTCCACAAGCACCATGTTTGGAAACGCTTTGTTACTCTTCCTCTCGCTGACCAGGTACATCTGTCCGCTGATTGTTGCGCAGCCACAGAAGAACTTCCTGTCCAGGCATTCCTCCTTCAGCGCGGTCCACTCGTCTGTCTCCGCGTCAAAACGCATGGCTTGGCCTCCAAACAGGTAAAGGGCACCGTTCAGCTCTGAGGCAACCAGGTCGTATCTGgtatcccaaaaaaaaaaaaaagaagaagaaatcataTAACAAGGGCTTGATAGGAGAATCGATTTTGAAAACAACAACGTACTAATTAAGAAATATTAGTTTCAGAATCTGTCAGAAAGCAACCCCCGAAAAGAGTGCGCTAAATTGAAAATTCACTCACCTTGGAAACGGAGAATAGGAAACCACATCCCACTGGTCGTTCTTCACCGTGTACCTCTGAACTCCACCATACACCTCCCCGTTTTCATCCAAGCCACACGCCACATAGATACACGAGCCCAGGGCAGCAGCGGCTGCCCTCTCCACAGACCTGACCATGGGGCTGACCTCATCCCAGCCCTCCTCTGACCCCAGCACTAGCCTCTCTACATCGGCCATAAGCCCTTCGTCCCTGCTGCCCCCCAGGACATACAGTGAGGAGTCTAGCCCTATGGAGCAGTGGCTGTGCCTGGACCTCTGCAGGGCTGGCCCATCCACCCAGCGCTGGTTCCCACATTGGTATATCCTGACCCAGTCCACACTGAACCACAGCACGTCCCGGAAAAAGCCACCTGTCACCACCACATTGTCCCCTACATAGTTGGagaatgagaaaatgaaaacaatataatGTATGGATTTTGATGTCCAATATACGTTGTATCAATCGGAAAGTATTAAAGGTAGATGATTTAGATGCATCATCATGTAAACACTTCCCATGAGGAATAAATTCATTTCTACCAATCAAATCCATCATTACCTAACGCAGCTACCGAGTACTGGGTTAGGTTCTTCCTCTGCAGAGGGGCGCAGCTCTGCCATCTACCACTGAGTGGGTGAAATTGGTACAGTGACTGCTCTTCCTCATTATGAGGTCCACCCAGGACAAAGAGGGTCTCTCTGGCCCTGGTCCTCGTCATCGATCTGCCCATTGACCAAGATGTCGGGAAGTGTTCATTCAGCGTGCAGATGAGCTTGCCTCTGGGGTCAGAGCTGTTCATTTTGCTCAAAAGTTCAGTAATAAATGGTAAAGAGAGCGACTCTGGCCTCACCAGCTGAATGAGCTCCAGAAAATGTTCCTCTCGCTTTGAATCAAATGACACCCAGCGTAGGGTGGCATCTACGGCCAGATCATCTTTGTGGATGGCAAGGTCATCACTGGCGAGAAGGTCGGCAACAGTCTCCTTAGACAGCGATAGGAAATCCTCTTCAGCGACAATAGCAGAGAAATGTGTGAGCGCAACCTGCCGAGCTGCAGTGTACAGCTGAGCGCAGCCCCGCTGCCAGGCGAAGGCCATCATTCCCAGACAGTTGCTGAGGTGCAGCTCACGCTCCAGGAACTTACAGCACAAAAGCCTGGCGTGATCCAGTTGTAAAAAGTCTGCGGTCTCAAGAATCCCAAGAACGTTTTCCCTCTCCAGAGCTAGATTGGATTTCTTGCTGTGTTCCATCAAGACCTTGAAATGCTGCAGACTCACACCTTTGATCTCAACTTTCCTTTTGCTGCTCTCGAGGCCGCCGCCAAAAAACAGAGCCCTGAAGTAGGGACTCTGGCGAGCCAGCTGTTGACGGTTGACATAAAAACTCTCTCCTTCTACTTGTAGAATAGAATCGGGGATAAGAACAGGCGCAGAGTTGGAGTCTGCCATATGCCAGGCAGATTTTTCCTCCTCGGGTTTGTTTATCTTTTCAGTCATGACGGTGTATTTAAAGCTCTAAGATTTCAGCTCTGCGTCGGCAAAGCACGCCATTTCACCGACACACCAAACGTCTTCTGGAcatttcctccttctccttctagTTTACAACACACCAACTGGTGGTATTAATAGACGTCCCCCCCTGACTGAATGCTGGCTAAAAGCAACAAGGAAAAGGAGGTCAGCGTGAGAGACAGATGCTGATTACAACATAGAGTCAGAAATGTATCATTAAGCAATAATTGTCTGATTATTAAACTGTGATCATTTTTACTCTTGGCAAATGAATAATACTAGAACAACCGAGTGACGTCAGCTACAGACGCTCGTGGATTTGATTGGTGGAATACTTTTGGGGTCACAGTTTCACTTCCGTGTCACACAGCAAACATGGCGGTGAGTTCATATGGCTTCAGCTttcattcaaacacattttaaatgttgcgCCCGTACACGTTGGGTACGAATAGTAAAACGATGGCTCCCTTGAGTCCGTTATGTTTATTCCGAATATGACGTCCGAGAAGTACTCGAAATGAACGTGGCTTTAGCTCTTCCGTTTGCTAACTCGGCTAGCCGAGCGAAGCTAACCTCTGAGTCCGTGTTTGTTTGCGACGAGCTTTCATCGTCAATTACCAATCAATGTCCGTTTGCTCTGTGCAggataaagaaaagaagaaaaaggagagcaTCTTCGACTTGTCAAAATACATCGACAAGCCAATTCGTGTGAAGTTTCAAGGAGGACGAGAGGGTAAATCGACTAGTCCCGAAGATAGCAAGCTACCGTCAATGCTAACTGAGTTAGCATTGAGCAAATCAGACTTCGCGTCGTTTGGGTACTGTTGTGGATTGCCTGGCTAATGAGAGCTTTATTCTGTGTCGTTAACCCTCAGCCAGCGGTGTCCTGAAGGGGTTTGATCCTCTGCTGAACCTGGTACTGGATGGTACTATCGAGTACATGCGTGGTAAGTCAAATTGGCCATATAAACTCGAGCAGGTGTTCGGGAGACGTGACGTTAATTTATAGCTGaataaaccaaaacaacaacttaTCTGCGCCGACAGGACACTGTGGAACTTCCACTCCAACGGACACattgtaaagtaaaataaaggaaaagacATGAAGTGATGTCGAGGACTGGTAGAAAATAAAGACCCACGGACAAGTCTAGATTTAACTTAATTTGTTTCATGTATGTGCTAACAAGAAAGATATTAAACCTTTTATTTGGTTGAACCTGATATTTTAACTATACCGTTTAGTGGCCATAATACAAATAGAAGTCCCATTTGCTTGAGAATTCTCACAGCCTGAAACCAAAATCAAGCAATGATTACATTGCTGTATGCTTGCTTCACGTGTCAACGTTTTGTCACCAGATTCATATTGAGAAGTGTTATTTTATAATAAAGGGGAGGTAAATGGTGCAGACTTATTTGTATTTCTACAGGCGCAGGTTGAACAAAGgggtctcctctcctttcttaATATCGTGCTTCCTTGTCTCCTCATTCCTCTGGCTTCTTACCTTGAAACGAGAAGAGCTAAAAGCGAGGACACACAGATGTATATGAAGTGATTCCTCGGTAGGGTTAGTTAGGTACGTTAGTAGTGGTCTACGGGGGCACGTGGTCTACGGGGGCTCcctcttttaaatgtttaaagggGTTTGTTTAAATTGCTCTTCACATCCACGTGTAAAAATGTGATTCTTTTGTCTCTTTAACCTTAATCCATCCAGACCCAGATGACCAGCTGAAGCTGACAGAAGACACCAGGCAGCTGGGTCTGGTGGTCTGCAGAGGAACCTCCGTTGTGCTAATCTGTCCGCAGGACGGCATGGAGGCTATACCGAACCCTTTCGTACAGCAGCAGGATGGCTAATACGCAACCAATCATTGGCTTCATTCATTCACGCACACCGATACAACCATGCACACActttgtggagttttttttctgtttaaattTTAAAGAAGTCATAACTGTATTACTGCGTCAAACACAGCAAATTTCTGTTGATAATCATAAGTTGTACACCAAATGGGTGCTTGAAAGCACTTCAGCTTTGTTTCTGTCTGTCGTGTGCAAGTTTGCAAAGATTTGAGTTGTAAAGAGCCCACGCGTTTGGGAAGTTAACCgtactgttttctttttatcctCAATAAGAAACTTTTTActattctttgttgtttttgataagaaaataaaataaaataaatcctaATGAATGTtgtatatttttaactttaaatcatTTAGTTTTTACTTTGTGGACACGCTGCCGCATTGGCCACAGCTCCATCCACCAACTTGTTCCTTGTCATCTTTGACAGTGTTTAAAGGATTGAAGGGGATTTTGTTTGTGGACATAAGCCACCGAAGCCTCCCTGTGCACACAGGGGCAGTTGGCATAA
This Gasterosteus aculeatus chromosome 8, fGasAcu3.hap1.1, whole genome shotgun sequence DNA region includes the following protein-coding sequences:
- the LOC120823624 gene encoding kelch-like protein 23; this translates as MTEKINKPEEEKSAWHMADSNSAPVLIPDSILQVEGESFYVNRQQLARQSPYFRALFFGGGLESSKRKVEIKGVSLQHFKVLMEHSKKSNLALERENVLGILETADFLQLDHARLLCCKFLERELHLSNCLGMMAFAWQRGCAQLYTAARQVALTHFSAIVAEEDFLSLSKETVADLLASDDLAIHKDDLAVDATLRWVSFDSKREEHFLELIQLVRPESLSLPFITELLSKMNSSDPRGKLICTLNEHFPTSWSMGRSMTRTRARETLFVLGGPHNEEEQSLYQFHPLSGRWQSCAPLQRKNLTQYSVAALGDNVVVTGGFFRDVLWFSVDWVRIYQCGNQRWVDGPALQRSRHSHCSIGLDSSLYVLGGSRDEGLMADVERLVLGSEEGWDEVSPMVRSVERAAAAALGSCIYVACGLDENGEVYGGVQRYTVKNDQWDVVSYSPFPRYDLVASELNGALYLFGGQAMRFDAETDEWTALKEECLDRKFFCGCATISGQMYLVSERKSNKAFPNMVLVDPYIDTCIEVDDAIPCPVPLRGCVTIRMAT
- the lsm7 gene encoding U6 snRNA-associated Sm-like protein LSm7 — translated: MADKEKKKKESIFDLSKYIDKPIRVKFQGGREASGVLKGFDPLLNLVLDGTIEYMRDPDDQLKLTEDTRQLGLVVCRGTSVVLICPQDGMEAIPNPFVQQQDG